A region of the Ammospiza nelsoni isolate bAmmNel1 chromosome 31, bAmmNel1.pri, whole genome shotgun sequence genome:
GGACCCTCCAGATCCTCTCaggatcccccaaatcccctcaggatCCTCAATTCTCTCTCACGACCCCCCAAACCCCGTCAGGACCCCCCAATCCCCTCAGGATCTTCAATTCTCCCTCTCACCCCCTAAAATCCCCTCACAACCCTTCCAATCCCCTGATGACTCCACATgtcccctcaggaccccctgTTCTCCCCTCACAACCACCCAAGGTCCCCTCAGAACCCCCATTTCTCACTCAGGATCCCCCAAGTCCCCTCAGGATTCCCCAAAACCTCTCATGACCCCTCATCCCCTCAGGACGCTCCAAACCCCCTCAGTTCCCCCTCAGTACCCTCAAAGCCCCTCAcatcccctcagccccctcacaaACCCCCTCCAAGCCCCCACAGTACTTCCCAGAGCCCCTCAGGACCCCCAGTTCTCCTTCAGGACCCCAATTCTCCCTCAtgacacccccaaaccccctcaggaCTGCCCAAATCACATCAGATCTTCTCAAATCCCCTCAGGACGCCCAATTctccctcaggaccccccaacACCCCCCGCAATTCCCTCACAACCCCTCCAACCCCCTCCTCAAGCCCCCCCTCCCCGCTCCCGGTGCTGACCGCTGTCACTGTCGCCCATCCCGCGCTGCCGGGGGGGGGTCTCAGGGCTCCCTCGGCGCCCCCAAATtcccgccccgccccccgcggcctcggccccgctccgccgccgctgGGCCCCACCAGGACCACAATGCCCACAATGCACCGCGGTTCTGCCGGAagcggccgccgccgcggggAAACTTCAGCCAATACTTCACCCAAGCGCGGCTTCTGATTGGTCCGTGCTGCACGACAGGGCGGCTGTGCCGCCATCTTTGTTGAGGGCAATTCtgtgccccccccccccagagCGCTCCGCCTTCCCTCATAAATCCAGCCGGGAACGGCGGAATCCGCCTGGAAATGGCAGGATGGAGCCTGACTCACTGGCATTAAACTACAGCGCCCAAATCCACCCAGCACCGTCCCTCAGGAGCTCTCCCCAGGCTCAACAAGCGCAAACTGCCCATCTCTGGCGCGAAGCCGCGCCGCCATCTAGGGTGAGGGCAGATCCGCCCGGTCCTGGATGTGGGCAGAGCAACGGGGATTCAAATTCCACttaaatcccccaaattccgCCTAAATCCTCCCATAATTCCGCTTAAACCGCCCCAAACTCGGCCTAAAACCCTGCAGGACCCCTGGGGCCTCAGAAGAGAGCCAGGACAGCTCCCGCTCTTTCCCTGAAGCAGCGCCGCCGTCTTGTTGAGGGCAGTTCCGCCCGCCCCTCGGAGCGCTCCGCGTTCCCTTATAAATCCCGCCAGGAACGGCAGAATCCTCCTGAAAATGGCGGGACGGAGCCTAATTCAACTGGGGACGGATCCTAAATCCCCTGAGACTGAGTCAAAGCGCCCAAATCCTGGAGTTTCCATGGATAAGGGCGGTACGGGAGTGGGCGGGCGCACCGCTgctttcctgcccttcctgaACCTGCTCCGCCATTTTCCTGGGGCCGTTCTCGGGGTCGGTTCTGGGCCTGACCCGGAGCCCGTCCCGGGTCGCCACCGGAGCGTCTCCAAGGTGTCTCCAAGGTGTCAGCAGTGAGCATGGAGCCTGAAGAGGTGCGATGGGAGGGGGGAgaggggacacggaggggacacaggggacagtggGCGTTGGtggggacacggaggggacggtgggaggtggcagaggggacgaggggctggcagagggacagaggggaaagcagagccctccagggaGGGGCATAAAGGACCCCTCGGAGGCAGGGGGGCACCCCAGGAAGCCGTCAGTGCCACCAGGTCCCTGACATCTTCGCTGTCCCCTCCCTAGCTGTCcccggccctgctgcagccacaggtcaCTGTGGTGGCCATTCTGGGTGAGCTGCTGGACACCCTCTCCAGGGAGAACGACACGGCGCTCATGTCCTCAGTGAACCTGTACTGGGACTTGGAGTTCTTCACCAGGGAGCTCCGGGTCACCCTGTGCCGCACTGATGCCACCTGGTGGCACCAAACTATCGGCCCCGATGGTGATGACTCACTCACATTCCTGAGCCAGTCCCTGGCTATCTATAAGAAAACCGAATGGATCACTGGGTTCTTGTTTGGATTGGCGGCCTTGTTATGGCGCAGGTCGGTGTCTGGGCTTGTGAACAGCTGGGACCGGCTGGCCAGAACAGCCACCAAGCTCCGCAACACCTGGAGGGACGGGGCCATTTTGGCGGCCGACAGGGCTGCCACTGCCACCGCCTGGGCCAGGGCACGGCAGGACTGGGCTGCCCGTTATGGGACAGGTCAGGAAAACATGGTGGAGCTGGAtcaggccctgggcagggaggagggggccAAGGTATTGGCCGGGCATGAAGCCCAGGTGAGGGAACAGGCCAGGATGGCTGCCAGCGAGGCAACAAAGGCCACCATGGAGAGACAGTGGGTGGAGaaggccctggggctgctggagcgctTGGTGGCCACATGTGATGAAGCTGCCTTGTTCCCCCGGAAGCTGCATCGCCTGCTCTGGGACACCATGACCACCCTGAGGGGGACAAGTGAGGCATCCCCCAAAGTCCCTGAGTACTTGGTGGCCAAAGTGGCCATGGCcgagcagctgtgggaggccaGCGCCCGCCTGGGCAAGGATCACCTGCTGGGGGCAGTTGATGACATCATTGAGGTCTCTTTTGGTGGTGATGATCTCACCATCCGCAGTGCCTGTGCGGTGGCTGAGCGGTGCCAAAGAGCCATTGAGGACATCCCAACGCTTCTTCAACCCTTAGAGTGTCCGCACAGATACCCCAGGATGTCCAAAGTGAGCCGGGAGCCCCAAAAGGTGTGATatggggggggggcgggggagggaggggggcaGAGAGGACACtggagaggggagggggcaCGGGGTGAATGGGGGGGACATGGCGGGGGACGGGACACAGGTgctggcagggggtggcagcaAGAACAAGAGGCTGACAGAGGGGACAAATAGGACCCTTTCAGGGCAGAGGGCCACCCCAGGAGGCTGTAAGTGCCACCAGGTCCCTGACACCTCCTCTGTCccttccccagctgtccccggccctgctgcagctgccggtCACCGTGGTCGCCACCCTGGGTGAGCTGCTGGCCGCCCTGCCCACGCGGGATGAGATGCTCCTGCTTGAGTCCTTAGGATGCCTGTACTGGGACTTGGAGGATTTCACCAAGGAGCTCCAGTACACCCTGTATCGCACTGAGGACACCTGGAGGCACCAGGATGTCACCTCTGGTTATGAAGACACTGTCACCTCCCTGAGCCAAGCCTTGGCCGCCTACAAGAgcaccccagggacccccaagGACGATGTGACAATGGCAGCCATCATGTGGCAGGAGTCGGTGTCCGAGCTGCTGGACAGGTGGGCCCGGCTGGCCGGGAAAGCCACCGAGCTCCGCAACACCTGCAGGGGTTTGGCCACTCAGGCGGCCGACAGGGCGGCCACCGCCCGGGCCAAGCACCTGCAGGACGAGGCTGCCCGTTATGGGATAGCTCACGAAGACATTGTGGAGCTGGGTCAGGCCCagggtggggaggagggggcCGAGGTGGTGGCCAGGCATGGAGCCCAGGTGAGGAGAGAGGCCAGGGTGGCTGCCAGCGAGGCAACAAGGGCCACCAAGGTGAGTCAACGGCTGGaggtggccctggggctgctggagcgctTGGTGGCCGCATGTGACAAAGTGACCGTGTTCCCCCGGGAGCTGCAGCACCTTCTCTGGTTCACCAAGGACATTCTGGAGTTCGCAAATAAGGcattcccctttgtccccaAGAGCTTGATGATCAAGGTGGTCATGGCcgagcagctgtgggaggccaACGCCCGCCTGGCCAAGGATCACCTGGTGGGGACACTTGACAACATCATCGAGTTCTATTTCGATGGTGATCCCACAAGCCTCAGTGCCTGTGGGGTGGCCGAGCGGTGCCAAAAAGCCATTGAGGACATCCCAAGGCTCCTTCGACCTCTGGAGcgtccccagggtgtccccaaggtgtccccagtgagCATGGAGCCCCAAGAGGTGCGACGGGGGgtattgggggggggggaactGACAGACACTACACTGGGAGGACATGGGGGCTGGAGGGGGGTGGCAGTGGGGACGAGAGACTGATAAAGGGGCAAAGGGGACCCCTCAGGGGCACAGGGGTCACTGCAGAAGGCCGTAAGTGCCACCAGGTCCCTGACAcctcccctttcccctcctcAGGTGTCCTTTCcacagctgcaggtgctggtggAGGTGGTGGCCACCCTGGACGAGGTGGTGGCCACCCAGGGTGAGGTGGTCGCCACCGTGACTGGGCCACACAGGGGCAAGTTCTTGCACAAGTCCCAAGACTCCCTGCATGAGGACCTGAAGAACTTCACCAGGAGCCTCCGTGCCATCCTGAAACACGGtggtgtcacctccctgggccACGCTgttgtcccctccctgggccGGGCCCTGGCCACCCTCAGGACAGCCCCGGGAATCACCTGGGCCGAGGTGAGAGCTGCAGCCGAGGCTTGGCGGGAGTTGGTGGCCAGGCTTGTTGACAGCTGGGATTGGCTGGCCAGGGAGGCCACCAAGCTCCGTGAGAAGGTGGTCACGGaacaggagctgctgatggCCCTGGACAGGGATGAGGTGGCCTGGGCATTGGCCACATACGATGGCCAGGTGGCGGCAGCCACAAAGAAGGCCATGGGAGAGGCTGTGGCAGCCACCAGGAGGGGACATTGGGCAGTGGTGACCGtagggctgctgcagcacttggTAGCCATGTGTGACAAAGCCACCTTGTTCTACTGGAACATGGAGtggcagctcagggacatcGAGGCCACCCTGAAAGGGACAAACAAGGTGTCCCCTGATGTCTTCCAGGCCTTGGTGGCCAAAGTGGCCAAGTTTGAGTGGCTGTGGGATGCCAGCACCCGCCTGGCCAAGGATcacctgctggggacacttgAGCACATCAACAGCATCCTCTTGAGTCCCTGTGGTGGCTGCAGTGACCCTGGCAGCCGCACGGTGGCTGAGCGGTGCCAAAAAGCCATCGAGGACATcccaaggctgctgcagggaagttTCACATAGGGGCAGTGACATCATCAGAGACATCACTGCTGTCACCTGTGCCCTCCTCGTGCATAATTTGAGacagatttggggaattttcagggaattttcAATGATACTGTCCTAAATCTTGCTGGGAATGACGtcactggggacactctgggACAGTCAGGCAAACTCAGGGGCACACTCAGGTGACGCTCAGAGAAactctggggacactcagggatACTGGGGACACTCAGAGGTCCTCAGGGACACTGAGGACACTtagggacactcagggacagaGGACCAGAGTGAATGAGTCCCCTGAAGAGCTTCCAGGTTTgcactgtgcctgcagcagatcCGGGTTGTAAATGACAATTTAATAATTGCATTTTGCACTTTTGTATCGCGTTTTGCACATTGTATTGATCACCAGCAATTTGATATTGTATTTGATACTGATATTGATTATCGGTGACACCTTGTAGCTGCTGGTTGGTGCAATATAATCTATCAGTTCATGTGTGCACTGTATAgcttataaataaataaattaattattaatatcGTCTCTATAAATCAGCCTGGTCTTATCTGAACTCTGTGTCAGACACATCACTGACCCCACTGAGAGATGAGTGGTCAATAAATCCATCCCAACGTTCCTtgaggggagcacagccagggagctgcttcaAGGCGCTGTCACTGAGATATTTCCCCTAGGAAACCCTGGGTGGGATGCAAATACACCCGAGCAGAtggcaaaattaaaatgataTCAAAGCCTCGTGGGTTAAAACATGGGGTCTCTAAAGCTGTAAATTGGTCAAAGCTTCACCAAGTGAGGCAAAATGATGATGAATCATACATACTAAAGCCATGGAAAcagtcagaatacaacctgacaccctgctagttagggtggtggcagcagctcagatGAAATGGTCTTGTTGAAGTGGTGATCCCATAGAAAAGATCTGGTAGCTCTTGTCCTGTGGAAACCAGTGGGTAAGGGCTGCCTGTTCTGTCCCAAAGCCCAGATGATATCCAggtggggatgctgagctcctcccccctgggcggagcatctcccaatgAGCTGATATCGTTCTGAGTCATGATTGGTCCTTGATTGCCCATCAAACAGAAATGGCTGCTGGAGGGAGTTATCTCTGAGTCATGGGGCATGGCATGATGGGCCCGTTAATAtgagataaggaaaaaacaatgcACTGTCACCctaattttttaagtttttctgagccttctgatgtttataTTCTTGTAACGAACTTTCTCACAGcctttatgtaaataactgattgttttgcattcttttatggaggaggagaaattggATGGGGTGCTGGTTtttccagtgtcattggagaggtgtcaCTTTCACactccaatccactgtcacttgGAAATCTctaaatgttggagtcagaaattaaaagtgCTCTTTTTTACCTTGGGAGAGCGGCATGTCCCCATTGTGTTATTTCATGTGTTATAGCGACCTCTGGTGACTGCCGTGTGTGGAACAGCCATGGGTGAGGTCATATCATTTTACTCCCCGTCCCTGTTTTGGCGTGGTGACTGTGAGCCCTTTGGCACTTTGCCTGCAGCTCTTGAGATAAAGGCAAATCCTGTGGGTTTCATGGAGGATTCTCTGGTTTTGGACATCTGGAAGGGTCTCAGGGAGAGGAAacagttttctgtttcctggagTGATTTTGAAAGATTATTTCTGTGTTCCAGAGAGCAAGAGCTTTTCTCCAACCCTGCAGAGGCATTCTCTGGGGAATTGTGGACTCTTGTGGGAGGCCAAGCACTTTAGATCATTGTAGGATAGAAGTGGGATCACTGCTGGTGCAGTGGAAAAAGTTTGACGCGATTTGGTGGAGGTCTGGGTTTTGTAGCTCTTGGAGTTCCCAGGGGGACCCTTCTGTCTCAGATGTGGATGAGGGGGTGTAAGAGCCTAAATGAGGGATATGGGACCCCAGGgagctcttcaaaatgcagtttagtaCATCCAAGgtgttacagcagtccagggtagtgggtgacagagcctgtaCCTGCAGGTGTGCACtacagctgcaggcaggcctggagacccgCATTCCTCATTCAGGCTCTGACTAATGGTGCCCCACGTTGGGTGCCACCGTAAGAGAcgaaatgagggatgtgggacttCAGGCGTCTcctaaaaatgcagtttattacatCCAAGACATTACAGTAGTGCAGGgtcatgggtgacagagcctgtgccgACAGCTCTCAGCTCCcgctgcaggcaggcctggggACCCACATCCCTCATTCTGGCTCTTACTAATCCCTCTTACTAATGGTGCCCCACTTGGCCGCCACCGTAAGAGTCAGATTGAAAGATGCAGGACTCCAagcagctcttcaaaatgcagtttattacatCCAAGTcgttacagcagtccagggttatgggtgacagagcctgtgccgacagctctcagctccagctgcaggcaggcctggagacccacatccctcattcacGCTCTTACTAATGGTGCCCTACATTGGGCGCCACCGTAAGAGCCgaaatgagagatgtgggactccaggcagtTCTTCAAAATCAGTTGATTGCATCCAAGgtgttacagcagtccagggtcatGGGTGAAAGAGCCTGTGACCACAGctctcattcaggctctttCTAATCCCTCTTACTAATTGtgccccacgttgggcgccaccGTAAGAGCCAGACTGAAAGATGCAGGAGtccaggcagctcttcaaaatgcagtttattactTCCAAGgtgttacagcagtccagggtcatGGGTGACCAAGCttgtgcctacagctgtcagctccagctgcaggcaggcctggaaaccctttggttttggttacattgcattagATACggttctttgctgagcatcttaatacagcaGAAACAATCTATATCTTAACTTTTACCTATAGCccatcataactactgtaattaccatattcatgttactgttctccaatcactaaatATTAGTACATTACTGTTCgagctagaagttgtttttcagttttcttgcagtggaaaattctgagaccttttttctgcTTGCAACATCGGCAGGCTTGTTTGGCTATGtaatctttctgcttggtacaAACATCTTCTtatttggggtgggtttatcctctgctctaagccataaaaaccccttctaactaacacacactttgcctccttggttatccagtccgactggctcagcaattcttttcttcaatATCAAAACTcgcttccatctctattccttctttAGATTCCACATTCAAAAATCTGCCCAGCACACacatctgtgagactttcttgtcaaactttcatccttcccaacacaaGTGGGTTTCCCATCCCACCTTCCCATGTCTTCCCCATGGTCACACAGACAGAACCACAGGTCAGCCCTTGGGGTGCACCCTCTCTGTCGAGCTGGGGGACGTTGGGCTCTGACTGTGGGGCCTGTGACTCGCACGGGTGCTGTATTGATCTTCCTCACCTCCTCCCTCATCTCCCTCATCTCCTCTGTGAGTTCCTTGACCACAGCAGGGACATGAGCCTGCAGGAGGCCATTGATAATACTCTcataatttctgtgaaaaacaccaatcacttgtttttagaatatgaaaagtttaatagtaataaaaatgttttaaattagtaatacaattagagtaataaaaatttgaacaaTTGGGATTAGGACAATtcaagacaataaaaataaagacttGCAGACAGTCTGGGTCCCTCTTTCTGGTCAGCACAAGCTGGAAAAAGGACAcatgttaacagaggattaacccttaaaaacaatagcctgttgcatattcatacatctcatacatgatgcataaattccattcaaacaaaggattctgtctggtcagtgccAATTTCTTCTTCTGAATCCTGACTACATGGCTGAGCAAGGGGAGAAGAAGTtggtttcttctgataatggagcaataaattc
Encoded here:
- the LOC132085670 gene encoding uncharacterized protein LOC132085670 isoform X2; the protein is MEPEELSPALLQPQVTVVAILGELLDTLSRENDTALMSSVNLYWDLEFFTRELRVTLCRTDATWWHQTIGPDGDDSLTFLSQSLAIYKKTEWITGFLFGLAALLWRRSVSGLVNSWDRLARTATKLRNTWRDGAILAADRAATATAWARARQDWAARYGTGQENMVELDQALGREEGAKVLAGHEAQVREQARMAASEATKATMERQWVEKALGLLERLVATCDEAALFPRKLHRLLWDTMTTLRGTSEASPKVPEYLVAKVAMAEQLWEASARLGKDHLLGAVDDIIEVSFGGDDLTIRSACAVAERCQRAIEDIPTLLQPLECPHRYPRMSKVSREPQKLSPALLQLPVTVVATLGELLAALPTRDEMLLLESLGCLYWDLEDFTKELQYTLYRTEDTWRHQDVTSGYEDTVTSLSQALAAYKSTPGTPKDDVTMAAIMWQESVSELLDRWARLAGKATELRNTCRGLATQAADRAATARAKHLQDEAARYGIAHEDIVELGQAQGGEEGAEVVARHGAQVRREARVAASEATRATKVSQRLEVALGLLERLVAACDKVTVFPRELQHLLWFTKDILEFANKAFPFVPKSLMIKVVMAEQLWEANARLAKDHLVGTLDNIIEFYFDGDPTSLSACGVAERCQKAIEDIPRLLRPLERPQGVPKVSPVSMEPQEVSFPQLQVLVEVVATLDEVVATQGEVVATVTGPHRGKFLHKSQDSLHEDLKNFTRSLRAILKHGGVTSLGHAVVPSLGRALATLRTAPGITWAEALVAKVAKFEWLWDASTRLAKDHLLGTLEHINSILLSPCGGCSDPGSRTVAERCQKAIEDIPRLLQGSFT
- the LOC132085670 gene encoding uncharacterized protein LOC132085670 isoform X1 produces the protein MEPEELSPALLQPQVTVVAILGELLDTLSRENDTALMSSVNLYWDLEFFTRELRVTLCRTDATWWHQTIGPDGDDSLTFLSQSLAIYKKTEWITGFLFGLAALLWRRSVSGLVNSWDRLARTATKLRNTWRDGAILAADRAATATAWARARQDWAARYGTGQENMVELDQALGREEGAKVLAGHEAQVREQARMAASEATKATMERQWVEKALGLLERLVATCDEAALFPRKLHRLLWDTMTTLRGTSEASPKVPEYLVAKVAMAEQLWEASARLGKDHLLGAVDDIIEVSFGGDDLTIRSACAVAERCQRAIEDIPTLLQPLECPHRYPRMSKVSREPQKLSPALLQLPVTVVATLGELLAALPTRDEMLLLESLGCLYWDLEDFTKELQYTLYRTEDTWRHQDVTSGYEDTVTSLSQALAAYKSTPGTPKDDVTMAAIMWQESVSELLDRWARLAGKATELRNTCRGLATQAADRAATARAKHLQDEAARYGIAHEDIVELGQAQGGEEGAEVVARHGAQVRREARVAASEATRATKVSQRLEVALGLLERLVAACDKVTVFPRELQHLLWFTKDILEFANKAFPFVPKSLMIKVVMAEQLWEANARLAKDHLVGTLDNIIEFYFDGDPTSLSACGVAERCQKAIEDIPRLLRPLERPQGVPKVSPVSMEPQEVSFPQLQVLVEVVATLDEVVATQGEVVATVTGPHRGKFLHKSQDSLHEDLKNFTRSLRAILKHGGVTSLGHAVVPSLGRALATLRTAPGITWAEVRAAAEAWRELVARLVDSWDWLAREATKLREKVVTEQELLMALDRDEVAWALATYDGQVAAATKKAMGEAVAATRRGHWAVVTVGLLQHLVAMCDKATLFYWNMEWQLRDIEATLKGTNKVSPDVFQALVAKVAKFEWLWDASTRLAKDHLLGTLEHINSILLSPCGGCSDPGSRTVAERCQKAIEDIPRLLQGSFT